The DNA sequence CATGGCCATGCTGATGTTCGGGGCCCTTTTCGCCTTCACCTTCGTTCGTTTCGTCCAGATCAAACAAGTCTCGCGCTAGGGGGAACCATGGAGAACGGTCCGGTCGTTTTCGAAAAAACCAAGGCGCCCCCGGCCAGCCGGGGACTCTTTTCCCACCAGGACAGGAAGAAGGCCTCGGTGAGATTGATGATCCTGCTCGGGACCTTGTTGCTGGTCGCCGGGGCGGTGGTGGTCATGTTGCCGGTCCTCTGGATGGTGCTGGGGGCCTTCAAAACCCCGGCGGAGATCTATTCCACGCCGCAGACTTACCTGCCGGCCCAATTCGGATTGGACAACTTCCTCCAGGCCTTCAAACTGGTGGCCTTCGACCGTTATTTCCTCAACAGTTTCTTCATCTGCGTCTGCGTGGTGGTGGGCCAACTGCTGGTCTGCTCCATGGCCGCCTATGCGCTGACCAAGCTGCGGGTCCCCTTCGCCAGCGGCATCTTCCTGCTCTTCATGACGAGCCTCATGGTACCGGTCGAGGTCCTGGTCATCCCCCTTTACCTGATCATGAAATATTTCCCGTTCGGCCCGGGGGTCCATCACGTGAACCTCATCAACACCTATTGGGCCTTGATCCTGCCCGGCCTTTTCAGCGCCTTCAGCATCATCGTGCTGAAGGATTTCTACGACTCCATCCCCAATGAGATCCTCTACGCCGCCCGCATCGACGGTTGCGGCGAGACCCGCGTCTTCATCCGTTTCATCCTTCCCATGACCGGGCCCATCATGGCCATCCTGGCGATCTTTTCCTTTGTGACGACATGGAACAGCTTCTTCTGGCCCTTGATCGTCCTGAACAACCCCGATTACTATCCCCTGGTCCTGGGGGTGCAAAAGTTGATCGACACCGGGGAGCCTTGGAACGTGGTCATGGCGGCCTTGACCCTGGCCACCATTCCTTCGGTCATCCTGCTGCTCTTCTTCCAGCGCACCATCATCCGGGGCATCGCCTATACCGGGATCTATGGCTGAGGCCGCCCCGGGACCCCAGGTGGTCCGCTGGGTGAAGGCGCGGGTCGGCCCCGGCCGGTTCCGCCATATCCAGGGCGTCGCCCGGACCGCAGCCCGCTTGGCCCGCCGTTCGGGTCTTTCGGTCCCCAAGGCCCTTTGGGCGGCTTGGCTCCATGACAGCGCCAAGGAAATGGACCGCACCCTCCTGCTCCGCTGGGTGGGGAAGAGCCGGGGAAGAATGGATCCCGGGGAGGAAGGGATCCCGGCCCTCTGGCACCCCCATGCGGGAGTGGGGTTGGCCCGGGAGATCTGGGGGATCCGTGACCGGGAGATCCTGGAGGCCATCCGTTGCCATACCCTCGGGAGTCCCGGCATGGCGCCGGTGGCCCAGGTGATCTTCGTGGCGGATTTCATCGAACCCGGACGGCATTTTCCGGGCGTGGACCGGGCGCGGGCCGCGGCTCACCGGGGGTTGGCGGGCGCAGTGACGCTGAAATGCAGGATGACCATCGGGCATTTGATGGGGAATGGCAGGGTCGTCCATCCCCGGTTGCTGGAGACCTATAACTTCTTCATCGGGAGTGGAACGTGAGAGCGAAGATCTGGGGCTATCTCATCGGGGCGGCCGTCCTGGCCGGGTGTTTCCTCGCCTTCCGGTCCCAGGCACCCCTTGTTTTTTTTGTCCTGCGTGACGCCGAGATACCGGAAGCCTTCCGGGTCCAGGTCCCCTTGGGGCCCGGACGGCCGCAGGTCGATCCGGTGCAACTGGATGCCGGCCAAAAAAAGACCGCGATGGAAGTCCTCAAGAGCGGCGATGCGGAACGATTGGAGGGTTTTGCGAAGGGTCTGGGCCGCTTCCATGCCGTTATTGGCCTTCCCGCGGTCGAGGATGCCTGGCCCGCCTTCTGGGAGAAGGGACTCCGGGGGCATGGGCCGGACGACGAATTCGATGACCTGACCTGGGCGGACCGTTCCTACCTGGCCACCGGTCCCCGACCCGCGCCCCCGGCCCCGGGCATGGTCCCGCCGTCCGATCAGGCTTCCGCGCCGGCGTCCAAGCCGACGCCGACCGTGGGGACGACGGCTCCAGCACCTTCCCTTCTGCTTGTGGAAATCCAAAATGGTTGTGGTATAACGGGTGCCGCCGATTGGGTGGCCCGCCGATTGAAGGGTGTCCATGCCCAAGTGGTCGGGACCGGGAACGCCGACAATTTCCGCTATCCCCGGACCCTTTTACGGACGAACCTTTCCAGTTCCCCGGCCCTGGAGGAGGTCCTGGACCGCCTGGGGCTGGACGCTTCCCGGGTGGAGGGGTTGGCGACGCCCATCCCCGGCGTGGATGCGGTCATCGTGGTGGGGAAGGACTTCCCGAAATTGAAGGAGAAGTGGCGTGAGCGAGATCGTCACGGAAAGAAATAAATTCAAGAAGCTCTTCGCCAACACGACCTCCCGGATCCTGCTGGGGGTCTGGCTCCAGGTCAAGGGGTCCCGGTTCTCCATGTCCTCCATCGCCGAGTTGATCTCCTTCCCGGAGGACGCCCTAGAGGCAAAGCTTCAGACCTTCGCCGGGATGGGCCTGGTCCATGTCACGTCGGACCAGGGTGGGGACCGCCAGATCGAGTTCCTTCCCGCGCCATCCTTGGAGATCGAGAAGATCATCCGGGAAATGTTCGAGGGACGTAAGAGCGACCTGGAATCGGTGGAGCTCAAAATGCGGTCCTTGATCTACAAGAACCTGCTGACCCTGAACCCTTGAACCAGGACATCTTCGGCATCCAAAATTCGCTGACCGCTTCCCTCCAAAAGGGCCTCCAGGCCCTGGGACAGGAAGCCTTGCCCATCACGTTGGAAAAGCCCAAGGACGCGGGCCACGGGGATCTTTCCACCCCATTGGCCATGTCGTTGGCCAAGAAACTCCGCCAAAACCCGCTCGTCATCGCCAAGGACCTGCTCGCAAGGACCGAATGGGACCCTTCGCTCATTGAAAAGGCGGAAGTGGCCCCCCCGGGTTACCTGAACCTCTGGCTGAAGCCCTCGGCCCTTCAGTCCCGGCTGGCGGCCTTGATCCAGGAGGGGGACCGATATGGGTCCAACCAAGAGCTCAAGGACTGGCACCTTTTACTGGAATTCGTATCGGCGAACCCGACCGGGCCCTTGAACGTGGTCAATGCCCGGGCGGCGGTCCTGGGGGATGCCATCCGGAAGTTGGTCCAGGCTTCGGGCGGCAGGATTGCCACCGAATACTACATCAACGACGCGGGCAATCAGGCCCGCCTTTTCGGGGAGTCCCTGGCCGCTGCCCTGAGCCGCGCCCAAGGAACCCATCAAGAGGCCCCGGAGGGGGGTTATCAAGGCGCCTATATGGACGACCTGGCCCGGATGGCGCTGGGCCAATTTCCCGCTTCCGATCCAAAGCTTCACGATCCCCAATTCCTGGGGGAATGGGGCATGGACCGGATGGTGGACGGACAAAGGGCTTCCCTGGAGCGCTATGGGGTCCAGTTCGACCGTTGGTTCTCCGAGCGGCGTGGGTTGCACGATACGGGCCTGGTCCAAAGGGCCTTCCAGAAATTGAAGTCCATGGGGCTGACCTATGAGAAGGACGGGGCGGTCTGGATCAAGGCCACCGAGTTCGGGGGCCCCAAGGATGAGGTGCTCATCAAGAGCAATGGGATCCCGGCCTATATCGTGGCGGACATCGCTTATCACCTGGATAAATTGGGCCGTGGCTTCGACCGGGTGGTCAACATCATGGGCCCGGACCACCATGGCCATATCCTCAGTATGAAGGCCACCCATCAAGCCCTCGGGTTCGCTCCCGATCGTTTCGAGGTTTTGGTGGCCCAACAGGTGAGCCTCCTCTCCGGCGGGGAAAAGGTGAAGATGTCCAAGCGGGAAGGGAAGTTCGTGACCATGGAGGAACTTCTCGACCAGGTCGGACGGGACGCGGCCAGGTTCTTCTTCCTGATGCGGGGCGCCAATACCCATTTGGACTTCGACATCGAAGTGGCCAAAAAGCAGACCGAAGAAAATCCGGTCTTCTACATCCAATATGCCCATGCCCGCATCTGCAGCCTAATCCGCAAGGGCGCGGATCGGGGAAGGCGCCCGGCGACGGAACCGGCCCAGTTCGCCCTTTTGGTGGAGCCTGAGGAAAAACTCCTCATGCGGGAGCTCCTGGAGTTCCCCAAGTGGGTCGCGGACAGTGCCCGGGCCTATGAACCACACCGGATCATCATCTACCTGCAGACCCTGGCGGCGGATTTCCACCTGTATTACAGTAAACACCGTGTCTTGGACAGCGAGGAAAACCTTTCCTCGGCCCGCCTGGGACTTGCGCGGGGGGTGAGCCGGGTGATCCACAACGCCCTTTCACTCTTGGGGGTCTCGGCGCCGGAACAAATGTAACCGACGGGAGTTGCGGATTCTTTCGACAGGACGGAGGGGACCCATGAAGAACCTTTATTTAGTCGCTTTCATGACGCTGCTCCTGGGGGGGTGCCATCAGGCCCCTTCGCCCGCAACCCAGTTGGAAGCTGCCCCGCTCGAAAGGATCAAGGAGTCCCTGCGCCAAGGCCGTTACGACGAAGCTTTGGCTTTGGAAAAAGACGCGTCGGGGCAATTGGCGGCGGGCCCTGCCAAGAACGAGGCCCTTTTCTTGCAGACCTACACCCAGATGGTCGGGAGAGGTGATCTGGGAGGGGCCCGGGTCCCCTTGCGCCCGTTGGTCGCGACCTTCCCATCCGGCTTCCTTTCGGTCGAAGGCCAAAAGGCCTTGGCGGATTGCCACTTCTGGCAGGGCCATTACCAGACCAGCGCGAAGGAATACCGGAAGCTCCTGACCGCATCCGGGACAGGACGATGGGAATCCTATGCGCTCTTCCAGATCGGGCTCTGTCTTCTTTTGGAGGACAAGGTCACGGAAGCTTTGGATTGCTTTCAGAACGTGGTCGACCGATTCCCCAAGGATCCCATGGCGGATGCGGCCCAGTTCTCGATCGTGAATTCTTACTTGAAACTGCAGGACCTGAAGAACGCCAAGACCCAATTGCACCATTTGATCACAGCATCCCAGGACCCGTTCCTCAAGACCCAGGCCCAGGAATCGCTCCAGCAGATCGTGGAAAAAGAAACTTTTGAGCGGGAAAAGAGCGTTACCCCATGATGGATCGGCTGGTTCCGGCCCTTTTGGCCCTGGCGGCTATGGGCTTTGGGGCTTTCATCTTTTCGGCGACCCTGAACCTGACCCGGAGGATTGCGGGGAATGATCCCCGGGGAAAAGCTCCCCGAGGACCCTTATGGAAAGGAACTTTCAAGCTTTCCCGCCGTGATGTCCTTTGGTCGGTGGCGGCGCTGGCCGGACTGGTGATCGCGGTCCTTGTGGATCTGGACCTGGGTGTTTGGTCCCTCCTGGTGATCGGCTCCGTTTGGACGGCCGTGAAATGGGGTCCCCGCTGGAAAATGGGATGGGACCTGAGCCGGCGGTCCCAGGTCATCGAGGATCTTTTTCCCCAATCCCTGGGGATGGCCATCCAAGCCCTCAAGACCGGTCAGACGATCCCCCAAACACTTCTTTACCTTTCCGAGGAAACGCCCGCGCCTTTGGCGGATGAATGGAAGCGCGTCTGTTCCGAGATCGAATTGGGTTCCTCCCCGGAAGATGCCCTGTCGCAAATGGCCTTGCGCTTGAGGGGCCTGGACCCGGTCCAGCGTTTTGTGGAGGCCTATCGTA is a window from the bacterium genome containing:
- the argS gene encoding arginine--tRNA ligase produces the protein MNQDIFGIQNSLTASLQKGLQALGQEALPITLEKPKDAGHGDLSTPLAMSLAKKLRQNPLVIAKDLLARTEWDPSLIEKAEVAPPGYLNLWLKPSALQSRLAALIQEGDRYGSNQELKDWHLLLEFVSANPTGPLNVVNARAAVLGDAIRKLVQASGGRIATEYYINDAGNQARLFGESLAAALSRAQGTHQEAPEGGYQGAYMDDLARMALGQFPASDPKLHDPQFLGEWGMDRMVDGQRASLERYGVQFDRWFSERRGLHDTGLVQRAFQKLKSMGLTYEKDGAVWIKATEFGGPKDEVLIKSNGIPAYIVADIAYHLDKLGRGFDRVVNIMGPDHHGHILSMKATHQALGFAPDRFEVLVAQQVSLLSGGEKVKMSKREGKFVTMEELLDQVGRDAARFFFLMRGANTHLDFDIEVAKKQTEENPVFYIQYAHARICSLIRKGADRGRRPATEPAQFALLVEPEEKLLMRELLEFPKWVADSARAYEPHRIIIYLQTLAADFHLYYSKHRVLDSEENLSSARLGLARGVSRVIHNALSLLGVSAPEQM
- a CDS encoding carbohydrate ABC transporter permease, with protein sequence MENGPVVFEKTKAPPASRGLFSHQDRKKASVRLMILLGTLLLVAGAVVVMLPVLWMVLGAFKTPAEIYSTPQTYLPAQFGLDNFLQAFKLVAFDRYFLNSFFICVCVVVGQLLVCSMAAYALTKLRVPFASGIFLLFMTSLMVPVEVLVIPLYLIMKYFPFGPGVHHVNLINTYWALILPGLFSAFSIIVLKDFYDSIPNEILYAARIDGCGETRVFIRFILPMTGPIMAILAIFSFVTTWNSFFWPLIVLNNPDYYPLVLGVQKLIDTGEPWNVVMAALTLATIPSVILLLFFQRTIIRGIAYTGIYG
- a CDS encoding tetratricopeptide repeat protein, producing the protein MKNLYLVAFMTLLLGGCHQAPSPATQLEAAPLERIKESLRQGRYDEALALEKDASGQLAAGPAKNEALFLQTYTQMVGRGDLGGARVPLRPLVATFPSGFLSVEGQKALADCHFWQGHYQTSAKEYRKLLTASGTGRWESYALFQIGLCLLLEDKVTEALDCFQNVVDRFPKDPMADAAQFSIVNSYLKLQDLKNAKTQLHHLITASQDPFLKTQAQESLQQIVEKETFEREKSVTP
- the yqeK gene encoding bis(5'-nucleosyl)-tetraphosphatase (symmetrical) YqeK; amino-acid sequence: MAEAAPGPQVVRWVKARVGPGRFRHIQGVARTAARLARRSGLSVPKALWAAWLHDSAKEMDRTLLLRWVGKSRGRMDPGEEGIPALWHPHAGVGLAREIWGIRDREILEAIRCHTLGSPGMAPVAQVIFVADFIEPGRHFPGVDRARAAAHRGLAGAVTLKCRMTIGHLMGNGRVVHPRLLETYNFFIGSGT
- a CDS encoding LytR C-terminal domain-containing protein, which gives rise to MRAKIWGYLIGAAVLAGCFLAFRSQAPLVFFVLRDAEIPEAFRVQVPLGPGRPQVDPVQLDAGQKKTAMEVLKSGDAERLEGFAKGLGRFHAVIGLPAVEDAWPAFWEKGLRGHGPDDEFDDLTWADRSYLATGPRPAPPAPGMVPPSDQASAPASKPTPTVGTTAPAPSLLLVEIQNGCGITGAADWVARRLKGVHAQVVGTGNADNFRYPRTLLRTNLSSSPALEEVLDRLGLDASRVEGLATPIPGVDAVIVVGKDFPKLKEKWRERDRHGKK
- a CDS encoding type II secretion system F family protein; amino-acid sequence: MMDRLVPALLALAAMGFGAFIFSATLNLTRRIAGNDPRGKAPRGPLWKGTFKLSRRDVLWSVAALAGLVIAVLVDLDLGVWSLLVIGSVWTAVKWGPRWKMGWDLSRRSQVIEDLFPQSLGMAIQALKTGQTIPQTLLYLSEETPAPLADEWKRVCSEIELGSSPEDALSQMALRLRGLDPVQRFVEAYRISRRTGANLTRLLEVLLDGMEEKARILRRMKAMTAQARLSGLLMGSLPFFLGAVFFLMDPTMMMPLFTDKLGWGILLAAVLLESAGFLWIRQLLRLEV